Proteins encoded by one window of Pecten maximus chromosome 15, xPecMax1.1, whole genome shotgun sequence:
- the LOC117343311 gene encoding U1 small nuclear ribonucleoprotein 70 kDa-like, with protein METDYRQVDGGRILKSGSTLLYTVANARKRGASEEREREREREPRARASQERDRSETRSRREARSETEREDEERERGESKSETEERERERERGARARRRPSGPRSETEERTRARARRRDREGSRGALARSESEERERGARARSENRGARPEERDRGARPRSESESETGERDRERERGARPRSETGARARSESEERDRGARPRSETERGDLRSETDRARRGERPRSGTEERDRGARDRGARTGEESRERDRGARPRSERPGARPRSESEEGDR; from the exons ATGGAGACAGATTACCGACAAGTAGATGGGGGTCGCATACTGAAATCCGGTTCTACACTACTCTATACTGTAGCAAATGCTCGT AAGCGAGGAGCGAGCGAGGAGCGAGAGCGAGAGCGAGAGCGAGAGCCGAGAGCGAGAGCGAGCCAGGAGCGAGACCGAAGCGAAACGAGGAGCAGACGAGAAGCGAGGAGCGAGACCGAGAGGGAAGACGAGGAGCGAGAGCGAGGCGAGAGCAAGAGCGAGACCGAGGAGCGAGAGCGAGAGCGAGAGCGAGGAGCGAGAGCGAGGAGGAGACCGAGCGGACCGAGAAGCGAAACCGAGGAGCGGACGAGAGCGAGAGCTAGGAGGCGAGACCGAGAGGGAAGCCGAGGAGCGCTAGCGAGGAGCGAGAGCGAAGAGCGAGAGCGAGGAGCGAGAGCGAGGAGCGAGAACCGAGGAGCGAGACCCGAGGAGCGAGACCGAGGAGCGAGACCGAGGAGCGAGAGCGAGAGCGAGACCGGGGAGCGAGACCGAGAGCGAGAGCGAGGAGCGAGACCGAGGAGCGAGACCGGAGCGAGAGCGCGCAGCGAGAGCGAGGAGCGAGACCGAGGAGCGAGACCGAGGAGCGAGACCGAGAGGGGAGACCTGAGGAGCGAGACCGATCGAGCGAGACGAGGAGAGAGACCGAGGAGCGGGACCGAGGAGCGAGACCGAGGAGCGAGAGACCGAGGCGCGAGGACCGGGGAGGAGAGCCGGGAAAGAGACCGAGGAGCGAGACCGAGGAGCGAGAGACCAGGAGCGAGACCGAGGAGCGAGAGCGAGGAGGGAGACCGATGA